A single region of the Flavobacteriales bacterium genome encodes:
- a CDS encoding outer membrane beta-barrel protein, with protein MGKKVLLFIALLGVTLFGFGQPFTELLPKTRVGMTAAINYTMLAGSELKNPRPKTASALGFAVRQKLGKQLQMTAESNVSFSGSRFANGKTDSYYLMKFVRVNLPLSLMLNIDGENQKKFITAGIDGSYILRSEIYVRPNDVKPTFVNYGFKRFDLAATLGVHLDYQFFGIRPSIRMGLLNLNNGLKMENIFPATGNNGTIKHVGFDVQVYF; from the coding sequence ATGGGTAAAAAAGTTTTACTGTTTATAGCCTTGTTGGGAGTCACTTTGTTTGGCTTTGGTCAGCCTTTTACTGAATTGCTGCCAAAGACCAGAGTTGGCATGACAGCGGCTATCAACTATACCATGCTTGCCGGTTCCGAACTTAAAAATCCACGCCCCAAAACCGCATCGGCATTAGGCTTTGCAGTTCGGCAAAAACTTGGGAAACAGCTGCAAATGACCGCCGAATCGAATGTTTCGTTTAGCGGTTCACGCTTTGCAAATGGCAAAACTGACTCCTATTATTTGATGAAATTTGTTCGTGTTAATCTTCCACTTAGTTTGATGCTAAACATAGATGGGGAAAACCAGAAAAAATTTATTACCGCCGGAATTGATGGATCGTATATTCTTCGCTCAGAAATCTATGTTAGACCCAACGATGTGAAGCCTACATTTGTTAACTATGGATTTAAACGCTTTGATTTGGCAGCTACGCTCGGGGTGCATTTGGATTATCAGTTTTTTGGAATAAGGCCCAGCATTCGTATGGGGTTACTTAATTTAAACAATGGCCTGAAAATGGAGAATATTTTTCCGGCTACCGGAAATAACGGTACTATAAAACATGTTGGTTTTGATGTTCAAGTGTATTTTTAA